A region of Candidatus Polarisedimenticolia bacterium DNA encodes the following proteins:
- a CDS encoding CotH kinase family protein: MRRATLAAFMAAGCLAALISLPQTAGAGHREKSEAGVPPSGRIEFTSSTLPLIVIDTEGRAIHDKSRIDARMKVIGETGHERNDLKTSPPTYTGHIGIEIRGQSSQDCPKKQYAFETRIGPNGSSREVPLLGMPAAAEWILQGPCFDRSLLRNLLAYQLSNKMGRYAVRARLVEAFIRERGTENPADHYRGVYVLMERIARGPERVNVAAASDRDPSGGYILKIDKGEGPHVITAHGTKILFVDPEKPSPAQKRYVRDYFDEFESALEEGGSDPEKGYPHSIDVDSFIDYFLLNELMKNVDAFRISTYMHKERGGKLEMGPVWDFDRSSGNIDSMGGNRPDGWYFTEKISGFTVPFWWRRLVQEEAFRKRLSQRWKTLRQDTLSDASITGIIDADLSRLKDAAERNFAVWPFLGSTQPPFNRDPKPSADYAGEIRELKDFLKARAAWMDDHVDTLGAAGASPANRAQFHP; the protein is encoded by the coding sequence ATGCGCCGGGCAACTTTGGCGGCCTTCATGGCCGCGGGGTGTCTGGCTGCGCTGATTTCCTTACCGCAAACGGCAGGCGCCGGCCATCGCGAAAAGAGCGAGGCCGGCGTCCCGCCCTCCGGCCGGATCGAGTTCACCAGCTCCACCCTGCCTCTCATCGTCATCGACACCGAAGGCCGTGCCATCCATGACAAGTCGCGCATCGACGCGCGCATGAAGGTGATCGGCGAGACGGGGCACGAGCGCAACGATCTGAAGACGAGCCCCCCCACCTACACGGGCCACATCGGCATCGAAATCCGCGGCCAGAGCAGCCAGGACTGTCCCAAGAAGCAATACGCATTCGAGACCCGCATCGGCCCCAACGGCTCGTCGCGCGAGGTTCCGCTCCTGGGGATGCCGGCCGCCGCGGAATGGATCCTGCAGGGTCCCTGCTTCGACCGCAGCCTCCTGCGCAACCTCCTCGCCTATCAGCTGAGCAACAAGATGGGGCGCTACGCCGTGCGTGCGCGGCTGGTAGAGGCCTTCATCCGCGAGCGCGGGACCGAGAATCCCGCGGACCACTATCGCGGGGTCTACGTGCTGATGGAGAGGATCGCGCGCGGCCCCGAGCGGGTGAACGTCGCGGCGGCGAGCGACCGCGACCCGAGCGGCGGCTACATCCTGAAGATCGACAAGGGAGAGGGTCCCCATGTCATCACCGCGCACGGAACGAAGATCCTCTTCGTGGATCCGGAGAAGCCCAGCCCGGCACAGAAGCGCTACGTGCGCGACTATTTCGACGAGTTCGAGTCGGCCCTGGAAGAAGGCGGCTCCGACCCTGAAAAAGGCTACCCCCACAGCATCGACGTCGACTCCTTCATCGATTACTTCCTCCTGAACGAGCTCATGAAGAATGTCGACGCCTTCCGGATCAGCACCTACATGCACAAGGAGCGGGGCGGCAAGCTGGAGATGGGGCCGGTGTGGGATTTCGACCGCTCTTCGGGGAACATCGACTCGATGGGCGGGAACCGCCCCGATGGCTGGTACTTCACGGAGAAGATCTCGGGGTTCACCGTCCCCTTCTGGTGGAGGCGGCTGGTCCAGGAAGAGGCCTTCCGGAAGCGCCTGTCGCAGCGCTGGAAGACGCTGCGCCAGGACACCCTGAGCGATGCTTCCATCACCGGCATCATCGATGCCGACCTCTCCCGGCTGAAGGACGCGGCGGAGAGGAATTTCGCGGTCTGGCCCTTCCTGGGCTCGACGCAGCCGCCCTTCAACCGCGACCCGAAGCCGAGCGCCGATTACGCCGGAGAAATCCGGGAGCTGAAAGACTTCCTCAAGGCGCGCGCCGCCTGGATGGACGATCACGTCGACACCCTGGGCGCGGCGGGCGCCTCGCCTGCCAACCGGGCGCAATTTCATCCATAA
- a CDS encoding SDR family oxidoreductase, which produces MSEDKRTAAISGAAQGIGRKTAELLASRGYRVALNDLRMPEETLGAIRAGGGEAMAHVGDVTDEALAEKFARAVLDTWGRADVLVNNAGISLIAAAEATSAMDYRRVLEVNLVAPFLLARAFGSKMLAAGKGCIVNVASVAGLLGIADRAAYNASKHGLIGLTRTLAAEWGDRGVRVNAVCPGWVKTEMDAADQVGGQYNDADIIGRVPMGRFAAPDDVARAIAFLADDGESGFVNGCTLTVDGGWTADGGWQSLRGRHR; this is translated from the coding sequence ATGAGCGAGGACAAGCGGACCGCCGCGATCAGCGGCGCGGCCCAGGGGATCGGTCGGAAGACGGCCGAGCTGTTGGCCAGCCGCGGCTATCGCGTGGCCCTCAACGACCTGCGCATGCCCGAGGAGACGCTCGGCGCGATCCGCGCCGGGGGCGGCGAGGCAATGGCCCACGTCGGGGACGTGACCGACGAAGCGTTGGCCGAGAAGTTCGCGCGGGCCGTCCTCGACACCTGGGGAAGGGCCGACGTGCTGGTCAACAATGCCGGGATCAGCCTGATCGCTGCGGCCGAAGCCACCTCGGCAATGGACTACCGCCGCGTGCTGGAGGTGAACCTGGTCGCGCCTTTCCTGCTGGCGAGGGCCTTCGGCTCGAAGATGCTCGCCGCTGGGAAGGGCTGCATCGTCAACGTCGCCTCGGTGGCCGGCTTGCTCGGCATCGCCGATCGGGCAGCTTACAACGCGTCGAAGCATGGCCTGATCGGGCTGACGCGGACCCTGGCGGCGGAATGGGGAGATCGCGGGGTGCGCGTGAATGCGGTCTGTCCCGGCTGGGTGAAGACCGAGATGGACGCCGCCGATCAGGTGGGCGGACAGTACAACGACGCCGACATCATCGGCAGGGTGCCGATGGGCCGGTTCGCGGCTCCCGACGATGTCGCCCGGGCGATCGCCTTCCTGGCGGACGACGGGGAGAGCGGCTTCGTCAACGGCTGCACCTTGACGGTGGACGGCGGCTGGACCGCCGACGGCGGCTGGCAGTCGCTGCGCGGCCGCCACCGGTAG
- a CDS encoding DNA starvation/stationary phase protection protein produces the protein MRADRKGSIIGSKGRVREEDLGKRHSAVTKIDRARPIDHQKAREFQAFGQMTHRPIALSENVARESVENLNQVLADTMTLRDLYKKHHWQAAGPTFNQVHLLFDQHYEEQSLLVDMIAERIQMLGGVTLAMAADVAETTLIPRPPKGREELPVQVSRLLHAHEIILQEARAMARRADDRGDDGTNDLLISNVIRDNEKQVWFLSEHVVDLPMVKAGAEGADEPRGREGSR, from the coding sequence ATGCGCGCCGACAGAAAAGGCAGCATCATCGGGAGCAAGGGACGGGTCCGCGAGGAAGATCTGGGAAAGCGCCACAGCGCGGTCACCAAGATCGACCGGGCGCGGCCGATCGATCATCAGAAGGCGCGCGAGTTCCAGGCCTTCGGCCAGATGACCCACAGGCCGATCGCCCTGTCTGAGAATGTCGCCCGCGAGAGCGTGGAGAACCTCAACCAGGTCCTTGCCGATACGATGACGCTGCGCGATCTGTACAAGAAGCACCACTGGCAGGCCGCCGGTCCCACCTTCAACCAGGTCCATCTGCTGTTCGATCAGCACTACGAGGAGCAGTCGCTGCTGGTCGACATGATCGCGGAGCGCATCCAGATGCTCGGCGGCGTGACCCTGGCCATGGCGGCCGACGTGGCGGAGACCACCCTGATCCCGCGGCCCCCGAAAGGGCGCGAGGAGCTGCCGGTGCAGGTCTCCCGGCTGCTGCACGCGCACGAGATCATCCTCCAGGAGGCGCGCGCCATGGCCCGCCGGGCGGACGACAGAGGGGACGACGGGACGAACGATCTGCTGATCTCGAACGTCATCCGCGACAACGAGAAGCAGGTCTGGTTCCTGTCGGAGCATGTCGTCGATCTCCCGATGGTCAAGGCCGGGGCGGAAGGCGCCGATGAGCCACGGGGGCGCGAGGGAAGCCGATGA